The nucleotide window GGCCACGGCATTCTCGGGGTGCTCATCGTCGATCCCCGTCCATTGCGGCTTCCGGATCTCACCAAGCATCCAGACAGTTTCGGTTTCCCGCTCCACCACCCGCCGATGACGTCATTGCTCGGCGTACCGATCATCGTGCGCGGGGAGGCGTTCGGGAACCTCTATCTGTGCGACAAGCGAGACGGCGGTGTGTTCAGCAGCGAGGACGAGGTACTCGTGGTGGCCCTCGCGTCCGCTGCTGCGATGGCGATCGACAACGCCCGCCTCCATTCGCGGGTGTGCGACCTGGCGAGAAATGAGGATCGTGAACGCATCGCCCGCGATCTGCACGACACGGTCATCCAGCGGGTGTTCGCCGTCGGGCTGGGACTTCAGCAGGCGATGCTCATCGACGACCTCGACGAGGTCCGCGAGCGGATCGACACCGCCATCGATGAGCTCGACGAGACGGCGCGAGAGGTCCGGTCGGCCATCTTCGAGCTCAAGGCGGTCGAACGCAGCGCGCGGACGCTTCGCGAGTTGATTGCCAGCACCGCGGCCGAGGCGGCCCGGGTGCTCGGGTTCGAGCCGACCGTGACCCTGACCGGCCCCGTGAACGCTGGGGTGTCCGAAGAACGCGCGGTGCACGTGATTGCGGTGATTCGCGAGGCGTTGTCGAACGTGGCGCGCCATGCGGAGGCGACGGCGGTGACGATCACATTGTCGGTGGGTGACGGTCATCTGTCGCTGACCGTGGTCGATGACGGGGTCGGGGTTACCCCGGGCGAGATCGGCGGTCAGGGGCTGTCGAACATGGAAGGACGCGCCGCACGCTTCGGCGGGTCGATGCTGATCACCCCGGCGACGCCGCAGGGATCGGGCACTCGGGTGACCTGGTCGATTCCGCTGGAGGACTGACCCGCTCGTCGGGACCGACCGGGATCGGACACCGACCAGAAGGTTCCATCAGTGGCTGGCCGATCTGGCGATCTGGCGAATGCGGGTCTCGAGGCGTCGCACGACCGTGTCGTAGGCGACCGGATACAGCGACTTCGCCAGTTCAACATCCATGACGTTGCCAGGGCGCACCCCGATGCGCGACGCGAACGCCGCACCAGGTCGCAACACGATGGTCGTGCCGCCATGGCGTTCGCGCCAACGAGCCATTGCTCGTCGCGCCGCTTGTTCGAAGGCTCGTCCGACGGGGCCGAACACCGCCCCCGCGATCGGCAGGCTCACGATCAACAGGTCGGCGCCAGCGGCCGAACCCGCCGAGGCCATGGCGCGGACCCCGCCGTCGACGTAGCGCCGGCCGGCGATCTCGTGGGGCGAGAACACACCGGGCACCGCGGACGATGCGGCGATCAGATCGGGGAGGGGGAACCTGGAGGCGTCGAGCAGGTGATGGCGCATCGTCGGTAACGCCGTCACCGAGATGCGTACGTTGTCGAGGCGTGCCTCGCCGTAGATCTGCGCCGCCAACCCGCGCAACAATCCGGGGGAGCGGTCCGGTAGGTCGAGGTCGCCGAATCCGGCAAACTCATCGAAGCTAAGTCCGAGCCGTGCCGCGCCGCATGCCCATGATCCGGCGCTGGTTCCGATCGACGGAGCGGCGTCGACCGGGAGTCCGAGCGAACGCAGCGCGTCGATCACCGCCACATGCCAGGCGATCCCCATGGCCCCGCCGCCTCCGTAGACCACCGAAATGGTCGGGTCGCCCGAAAGGCGACTTCGACTCCGCGGCTTCGGACGGGCGAAATCGCTGAGGTCGATGACGCGCTCGGACGGTCCGACGAGAGCGGCTGCATTCAACATGTCGACATCGTGACAGGTGTCACGTCGCGTGGCGAATGGGAAGTTCGGCTCATCCGGTGAACGGCCCGTCCGAACAGCGTCCGGCCGGAGCACGAACCCGAGGAACTAGCGGATCTTCCAGCCGATGCGGACACTCAACGGCGGATGATCGCTGAGTGGCTCGCCCGCCGCGTCGACG belongs to Microthrixaceae bacterium and includes:
- a CDS encoding GAF domain-containing sensor histidine kinase, which produces MQGSLGRENQRRLLDAIIHIGSELDLAPVLRRIVEVATELVDANYGALGVLDETRTHLAEFQTVGMPDDQVDRIGEPPKGHGILGVLIVDPRPLRLPDLTKHPDSFGFPLHHPPMTSLLGVPIIVRGEAFGNLYLCDKRDGGVFSSEDEVLVVALASAAAMAIDNARLHSRVCDLARNEDRERIARDLHDTVIQRVFAVGLGLQQAMLIDDLDEVRERIDTAIDELDETAREVRSAIFELKAVERSARTLRELIASTAAEAARVLGFEPTVTLTGPVNAGVSEERAVHVIAVIREALSNVARHAEATAVTITLSVGDGHLSLTVVDDGVGVTPGEIGGQGLSNMEGRAARFGGSMLITPATPQGSGTRVTWSIPLED
- a CDS encoding patatin-like phospholipase family protein translates to MLNAAALVGPSERVIDLSDFARPKPRSRSRLSGDPTISVVYGGGGAMGIAWHVAVIDALRSLGLPVDAAPSIGTSAGSWACGAARLGLSFDEFAGFGDLDLPDRSPGLLRGLAAQIYGEARLDNVRISVTALPTMRHHLLDASRFPLPDLIAASSAVPGVFSPHEIAGRRYVDGGVRAMASAGSAAGADLLIVSLPIAGAVFGPVGRAFEQAARRAMARWRERHGGTTIVLRPGAAFASRIGVRPGNVMDVELAKSLYPVAYDTVVRRLETRIRQIARSASH